One Streptomyces sp. NBC_00554 DNA segment encodes these proteins:
- a CDS encoding ROK family protein: MRHVIALDVGGTGMKAALVGADGELLHQARRATGRERGPDAVVEGILGFAAELRAYGERHFGEGAAAAGVAVPGIVDADRGVAVYSANLGWRDVPMRELLGARLGGVPVALGHDVRTGGLAEGRIGAGRGADRFLFVPLGTGIAGAIGIGGSVEAGAHGFAGEIGHIVVRPGGTPCPCGQRGCLERYASAAAVSTAWAAVSGDPEADAADCAKAVESGDERAVQVWQDALDALADGLVTALTLLDPRMLIIGGGLAEAGETLFTPLRAAVERRVTFQKLPSLVPAALGDTAGCLGAGLLAWDLLTTTEPIEPIDATDPTDSTDPSEVTT, translated from the coding sequence GTGAGACATGTCATCGCCCTCGATGTGGGCGGCACCGGGATGAAGGCCGCCCTCGTCGGCGCCGACGGCGAGCTCCTCCATCAGGCGCGCCGGGCGACCGGGCGCGAGCGCGGGCCGGACGCCGTCGTCGAGGGCATCCTCGGCTTCGCGGCCGAGCTGCGCGCGTACGGCGAACGGCACTTCGGCGAGGGAGCAGCGGCCGCGGGTGTCGCCGTCCCCGGCATCGTCGACGCCGACCGCGGCGTGGCCGTGTACTCGGCCAACCTCGGCTGGCGCGACGTACCCATGCGCGAACTGCTCGGCGCCCGGCTCGGCGGCGTGCCGGTGGCGCTCGGGCACGATGTGCGCACCGGCGGCCTTGCGGAGGGCCGGATCGGCGCGGGACGGGGAGCCGACCGTTTCCTCTTCGTGCCGCTCGGCACCGGGATCGCCGGCGCGATCGGCATCGGCGGCAGCGTGGAGGCGGGTGCGCACGGCTTCGCGGGCGAGATCGGCCACATCGTCGTACGGCCCGGGGGCACCCCGTGTCCGTGCGGCCAGCGCGGCTGTCTGGAGCGGTACGCGTCCGCCGCTGCCGTCAGCACGGCGTGGGCCGCGGTCTCCGGGGATCCGGAGGCGGACGCGGCGGACTGCGCGAAGGCCGTCGAGTCCGGGGACGAGCGGGCCGTACAGGTCTGGCAGGACGCCCTCGACGCGCTCGCCGACGGGCTCGTCACCGCGCTCACTCTGCTGGACCCCCGCATGCTGATCATCGGTGGCGGTCTGGCCGAGGCCGGGGAAACCTTGTTCACACCACTGCGGGCCGCGGTCGAGCGGCGCGTCACCTTCCAGAAGCTGCCGTCCCTCGTCCCCGCGGCCCTCGGGGACACCGCCGGGTGCCTGGGCGCCGGGCTGCTCGCCTGGGACCTCCTGACCACCACCGAACCGATCGAACCGATCGACGCGACCGACCCCACTGACTCCACCGACCCCTCGGAGGTAACCACCTGA
- a CDS encoding extracellular solute-binding protein, translated as MIAAVSALGMTAALGGCGNSGESGDVTLRLVAADYGDSDANSSQKYWDALVKEYEADHPGIKVEVSVYSWTDVDRKVKEMVAAGKAPDMAQIGAYADYAAKGQLYTADELLSIPVQANFALQLTDAGERQRVQYGLPFASSTRLLFYNKTLFTQAGLTPPKTWNQLAADAEVLKADGVKFPYALPLGPEEAQAETMQWMLSGGGGYTDDVGTYAIDSDENVKTFTWLKDELVGKGLTGPTAPAKLNRADAFAAFTRGEVGMLSGHPTLMKMAAAKGVKYGMVPMPGADGQSKSTLGVADWMMAFKQNGHAEQVGDFLDFVYSDKNVLAFSREYDLLPVTTSASEAMTADTDDQDLAPFLEELPTAELYPVDKTSWAGVSADVKERMGKAVGADGSPAGVLGALQAEASAADNAT; from the coding sequence ATGATCGCGGCGGTGTCCGCACTGGGGATGACAGCCGCCCTCGGAGGCTGCGGAAACTCCGGCGAATCCGGAGACGTGACCCTCAGACTGGTGGCCGCCGACTACGGCGACTCCGACGCCAACAGCTCCCAGAAGTACTGGGACGCGCTGGTCAAGGAGTACGAGGCCGATCACCCGGGGATCAAGGTCGAGGTCAGCGTCTACTCCTGGACCGACGTCGACCGCAAGGTCAAGGAGATGGTCGCGGCCGGGAAGGCGCCCGACATGGCGCAGATCGGCGCGTACGCCGACTACGCCGCGAAGGGCCAGCTCTACACCGCCGACGAACTGCTCTCCATACCCGTACAGGCCAACTTCGCGCTCCAGCTCACCGACGCGGGGGAGCGGCAGCGGGTGCAGTACGGCCTGCCGTTCGCCTCCTCCACCCGGCTGCTCTTCTACAACAAGACCCTCTTCACCCAGGCCGGTCTCACCCCGCCGAAGACCTGGAACCAGCTGGCGGCCGACGCCGAGGTGCTCAAGGCCGACGGCGTGAAGTTCCCGTACGCGCTGCCGCTGGGGCCCGAGGAAGCGCAGGCCGAGACGATGCAGTGGATGCTGAGCGGCGGCGGTGGCTACACCGACGACGTCGGCACGTACGCCATCGACTCCGACGAGAACGTCAAGACGTTCACCTGGCTCAAGGACGAACTCGTCGGCAAGGGGCTCACCGGGCCGACCGCGCCCGCCAAGCTCAACCGGGCGGACGCGTTCGCCGCGTTCACTCGCGGTGAGGTCGGGATGCTCAGCGGGCATCCCACGCTGATGAAGATGGCCGCCGCCAAGGGCGTGAAGTACGGCATGGTGCCGATGCCCGGGGCCGACGGCCAGAGCAAGTCCACGCTGGGCGTCGCCGACTGGATGATGGCCTTCAAGCAGAACGGCCACGCCGAGCAGGTCGGCGACTTCCTCGACTTCGTCTACAGCGACAAGAACGTCCTCGCCTTCTCCCGCGAGTACGACCTCCTGCCGGTCACGACCTCCGCCTCCGAGGCCATGACCGCCGACACCGACGACCAGGATCTCGCCCCGTTCCTCGAGGAACTCCCCACCGCCGAGCTGTACCCCGTCGACAAGACCTCCTGGGCCGGTGTCAGCGCCGACGTCAAGGAGCGGATGGGTAAGGCCGTGGGGGCGGACGGGAGTCCTGCCGGGGTGCTGGGGGCGCTGCAGGCGGAGGCGAGTGCGGCGGACAACGCGACGTAG
- a CDS encoding DUF3263 domain-containing protein, producing MEPVESLGPRERGILALERRGFGGPGAKERAIRERLGLAPVRYYQLLNALLDDPRALAHDPVTVNRLRRVREARRGER from the coding sequence ATGGAACCTGTCGAGTCGCTCGGTCCGCGGGAGCGGGGGATTCTCGCGCTTGAGCGCCGGGGGTTCGGGGGGCCCGGGGCGAAGGAGCGGGCGATACGGGAGCGGCTGGGGTTGGCGCCGGTGCGTTATTACCAGCTGCTCAACGCGCTGCTTGATGATCCGCGGGCGCTTGCTCATGATCCGGTTACGGTGAATCGGCTGCGGAGGGTGCGGGAGGCCCGCCGGGGGGAGCGGTGA
- the otsB gene encoding trehalose-phosphatase — protein sequence MASHADSLPTPTTPAGRDGLDAILARPGHAVIGLDFDGTLAPIVPDPEQARAHPDAVPALAALAPRVASVAVVTGRPAAVAVEHGGFAGVPGLEHLVVLGHYGAERWDARSGEVSAPAPHPGVAAVRAELPGFLETFGAGQGTWIEEKGRAVAVHTRRAADPQAAFEALREPLTGLAARHGLIVEPGRMVLELRPPGMDKGVALLEYVRETGAESVLYAGDDLGDLPAFAAVDKLRSEGIPGLLVCSGSSEVAELADRADLVVDGPAGVVHLLRSLAKRITE from the coding sequence ATGGCCAGCCATGCGGACTCCCTGCCGACCCCCACCACCCCCGCCGGCCGCGACGGTCTCGACGCCATCCTCGCCCGGCCGGGCCACGCAGTGATCGGCCTCGACTTCGACGGCACCCTCGCCCCGATCGTCCCCGACCCCGAGCAGGCCAGGGCCCACCCCGACGCGGTCCCGGCACTCGCGGCCCTCGCCCCGAGGGTCGCCTCCGTGGCGGTGGTCACCGGCCGCCCGGCCGCCGTCGCGGTCGAGCACGGCGGCTTCGCGGGCGTGCCGGGACTGGAGCACCTGGTCGTTCTCGGGCACTACGGCGCCGAACGCTGGGACGCCAGGAGCGGCGAGGTCAGTGCCCCCGCCCCGCACCCCGGAGTCGCCGCCGTCCGGGCCGAGCTGCCCGGGTTCCTCGAGACGTTCGGCGCCGGGCAGGGCACCTGGATCGAGGAGAAGGGGCGGGCCGTCGCCGTGCACACCCGCCGCGCGGCGGACCCGCAGGCCGCGTTCGAGGCGCTGCGCGAGCCCCTCACCGGCCTGGCCGCCCGGCACGGCCTGATCGTCGAGCCGGGCCGCATGGTCCTGGAACTCCGCCCACCGGGGATGGACAAAGGCGTGGCCCTCCTGGAGTACGTCCGCGAGACCGGAGCAGAGTCGGTCCTCTACGCCGGCGACGACCTCGGCGACCTCCCGGCCTTCGCCGCCGTCGACAAACTCCGCTCCGAAGGCATCCCGGGCCTCCTGGTCTGCAGCGGCAGCTCAGAGGTCGCCGAACTGGCGGACAGGGCAGACCTGGTGGTCGACGGCCCAGCAGGAGTCGTACACCTACTGAGGTCACTGGCAAAGAGGATCACTGAGTAA
- a CDS encoding trehalose-6-phosphate synthase, with protein MASPYGNHRILVASNRGPISYELREDNSLHPKRGGGGLVSGLSAIGPDRGALWVCSALGDGDREAVRRGVGEDGVRMLDIDAEVHADAYNGIANSVLWFVHHMLYQTPLEPVFDKEFRRQWASYEAYNRSFARALADEAAEGAVVVVQDYHLTLVPGMLRELRPDLRIGHFSHTPWAPVDYFRLLPDDIAEQVLRGMLGADRLGFLTHRWASAFTACAQELVGGLGDTRVGVHGLGADADFLRRRSHEPDVAERMATLREQIGEGRKAIVRVDRTELSKNIVRGMLAYRQLLEDQPSWRERVVHVAFAYPSRQDLAVYRDYTAEVQRVADEINSAYGTPGWTPVLLHVDDDFARSLAAYRLADVALVNPIRDGMNLVAKEVPVVSDEGCALVLSREAGAYEELGEDAIVVNPYDVVGTAGALHEALVMGAGERAERTKRLAAAATALPPAQWFLEQLRELEG; from the coding sequence ATGGCTTCTCCGTACGGCAATCATCGGATCCTCGTCGCGTCCAACCGCGGCCCGATCTCCTACGAGCTGCGCGAGGACAACTCGCTGCACCCCAAGCGCGGCGGCGGCGGCCTCGTCTCGGGCCTGTCGGCGATCGGCCCGGACAGGGGCGCCCTGTGGGTGTGCTCCGCGCTCGGCGACGGTGACCGCGAAGCGGTACGGCGCGGGGTCGGCGAGGACGGCGTGCGGATGCTGGACATCGACGCCGAGGTGCACGCGGACGCCTACAACGGCATCGCGAACTCCGTGCTGTGGTTCGTCCACCACATGCTGTACCAGACGCCGCTGGAGCCGGTCTTCGACAAGGAGTTCCGGCGCCAGTGGGCGTCGTACGAGGCGTACAACCGGTCCTTTGCGCGGGCGCTGGCCGACGAGGCGGCCGAGGGCGCCGTGGTGGTCGTACAGGACTACCACCTGACCCTGGTCCCCGGCATGCTGCGGGAGCTGCGCCCGGATCTCCGCATCGGCCACTTCTCGCACACCCCGTGGGCGCCGGTCGACTACTTCCGCCTGCTCCCCGACGACATCGCCGAACAGGTGCTGCGCGGCATGCTCGGCGCGGACCGGCTGGGCTTCCTCACCCACCGCTGGGCGTCCGCGTTCACCGCGTGTGCGCAGGAGCTGGTCGGCGGTCTCGGTGACACCCGGGTCGGGGTGCACGGCCTCGGGGCGGACGCGGACTTCCTGCGGAGGCGCTCGCACGAGCCGGATGTCGCCGAGCGCATGGCCACACTGCGTGAGCAGATCGGCGAGGGCCGGAAGGCGATCGTGCGGGTCGATCGGACCGAGCTGTCGAAGAACATCGTGCGCGGCATGCTGGCGTACCGGCAGCTCCTGGAGGACCAGCCGTCCTGGCGCGAGCGGGTCGTGCACGTCGCGTTCGCCTACCCCTCCCGGCAGGACCTCGCCGTCTACCGCGACTACACGGCCGAGGTGCAGCGGGTCGCCGACGAGATCAACTCCGCCTACGGCACGCCCGGTTGGACCCCGGTCCTCCTCCACGTCGACGACGACTTCGCCCGCTCCCTCGCCGCCTATCGTCTCGCCGACGTGGCGCTGGTGAACCCCATCCGGGACGGCATGAACCTTGTCGCCAAGGAGGTGCCGGTCGTCTCCGACGAGGGGTGCGCGCTGGTTCTGTCCCGGGAGGCGGGGGCGTACGAGGAGCTGGGCGAGGACGCGATCGTGGTGAACCCGTATGACGTGGTGGGTACGGCGGGGGCGTTGCACGAGGCGTTGGTGATGGGAGCGGGGGAGCGCGCTGAGCGAACCAAACGGCTCGCGGCCGCGGCTACCGCTCTGCCTCCGGCGCAGTGGTTTCTTGAGCAGTTGCGGGAGTTGGAGGGGTGA
- a CDS encoding glucosyl-3-phosphoglycerate synthase: MLEDVERWLSTRSWSVSDRPLKKLIAAKRSTNSTVSVVLPALNEEATVGEIVSIIRRDLMTAKVPLVDEIVVIDSGSTDRTSEVATAAGARVVHRDEILPRIPAVPGKGEVLWRSLLVTSGDIVCFIDADLKEFSSDFVSGIVGPLLTEPGVDLVKAMYDRPLNLPGEPTSGRTAAGQGGRVTELMARPLLNMHWPQLAGFVQPLGGEYAARRSLLEQLPFPVGYGVELGMLVDALHLVGLDALAQVDVGVRKHRHQDGQALGRMSAAIYRTAQLRLARGHLIRPAITQFERGEDGFEPRTYSVDTEERPPMAEISEYQSRKAA, from the coding sequence GTGCTGGAAGACGTCGAGCGCTGGCTGAGCACGCGCTCCTGGTCCGTGAGTGACCGCCCGCTCAAGAAGCTGATAGCCGCGAAGCGATCCACCAACTCCACGGTGAGCGTGGTCCTGCCCGCGCTCAACGAGGAGGCGACGGTCGGTGAGATCGTCTCCATCATCCGCCGCGACCTGATGACGGCGAAAGTCCCCCTTGTCGACGAGATCGTCGTCATCGACTCGGGTTCGACGGACCGCACCTCCGAGGTCGCCACCGCCGCGGGCGCCCGGGTTGTTCACCGGGACGAAATACTCCCCCGCATCCCGGCCGTGCCCGGCAAGGGCGAGGTCCTGTGGCGGTCACTCCTCGTGACGAGCGGTGACATCGTCTGCTTCATCGACGCGGACCTCAAGGAGTTCTCCTCGGACTTCGTCTCCGGGATCGTGGGGCCGCTGCTCACCGAGCCCGGCGTGGACCTCGTCAAGGCGATGTACGACCGCCCGCTGAACCTGCCGGGCGAGCCCACCTCCGGCAGAACCGCGGCCGGCCAGGGCGGCCGTGTGACCGAGCTGATGGCCCGCCCGCTGCTGAACATGCACTGGCCGCAGCTGGCCGGATTCGTCCAGCCGCTCGGCGGCGAATACGCGGCCCGCCGCTCCCTCCTCGAACAGCTCCCGTTCCCGGTCGGATACGGCGTGGAGCTCGGCATGCTCGTCGACGCCCTGCACCTCGTGGGCCTGGACGCACTCGCCCAGGTCGACGTCGGCGTCCGCAAGCACCGGCACCAGGACGGTCAGGCGCTGGGCCGGATGTCCGCGGCGATCTACCGCACGGCCCAGCTGAGGCTGGCCCGCGGGCACCTCATCCGTCCGGCCATCACCCAGTTCGAACGGGGCGAGGACGGCTTCGAGCCGCGGACGTACTCCGTGGACACGGAGGAACGGCCTCCGATGGCGGAAATCTCGGAGTACCAATCACGCAAAGCGGCGTAA
- the thrC gene encoding threonine synthase yields the protein MAAQTVASTTNTVTSPDSANSVDLGPAAALSCRECGHRVPLGPVFACEECFGPLEIAYDFSAYETEDLRKRIEAGPANIWRYAPLLPVPADVAEKPNINPGWTKLVQADNLARELGVTPGKLFVKDDSGNPTHSFKDRVVAQAIEAARAFNFTTLSCSSTGNLAGAVGAAAARAGFRSCVFIPHDLEQGKIVMAAVYGGELVGIEGNYDDVNRFCSELIGDPAGEGWGFVNVNLRPYYAEGSKTLAYEICEQLGWQLPDQLVIPIASGSQLTKIDKGLQELIKLGLVEDKPYKIFGAQAEGCSPVSVAYKAGHDVVRPQKPNTIAKSLAIGNPADGPYVLDIARRTGGAVEDVNDEQVVEAIKLLAQTEGIFAETAGGVTVGVAKKLIENGLLDPTLTTVVLNTGDGLKTLDAVASDTGLTATIRPNLDSFREAGLAS from the coding sequence ATGGCTGCGCAGACAGTTGCAAGCACCACGAACACCGTGACCTCCCCGGATTCCGCGAACTCCGTCGATCTGGGCCCCGCCGCCGCGCTTTCCTGCCGCGAGTGCGGACACCGTGTGCCGCTCGGCCCGGTCTTCGCCTGCGAGGAGTGTTTCGGCCCGCTGGAGATCGCGTACGACTTCTCGGCCTACGAGACCGAGGACCTCCGCAAGCGCATCGAAGCGGGCCCCGCGAACATCTGGCGCTACGCGCCGCTCCTGCCGGTCCCGGCGGACGTCGCCGAGAAGCCGAACATCAACCCCGGCTGGACCAAGCTCGTCCAGGCCGACAACCTCGCCCGCGAACTGGGCGTCACCCCCGGCAAGCTCTTCGTCAAGGACGACTCGGGCAACCCGACGCACTCCTTCAAGGACCGCGTCGTCGCCCAGGCCATCGAGGCCGCGCGCGCGTTCAACTTCACCACCCTCTCCTGCTCCTCCACCGGCAACCTCGCCGGCGCCGTCGGCGCCGCCGCGGCCCGGGCCGGCTTCCGCTCCTGCGTGTTCATCCCGCACGACCTGGAGCAGGGCAAGATCGTCATGGCCGCGGTGTACGGCGGCGAGCTCGTCGGCATCGAGGGCAACTACGACGACGTGAACCGTTTCTGCTCCGAGCTGATCGGCGACCCGGCCGGCGAGGGCTGGGGCTTCGTCAACGTCAACCTGCGGCCGTACTACGCGGAGGGCTCCAAGACCCTCGCGTACGAGATCTGCGAGCAGCTCGGCTGGCAGCTCCCCGACCAGCTGGTGATCCCGATCGCCTCCGGCTCCCAGCTCACGAAGATCGACAAGGGCCTGCAGGAGCTGATCAAGCTCGGGCTCGTCGAGGACAAGCCGTACAAGATCTTCGGCGCCCAGGCCGAGGGCTGCTCGCCGGTGTCCGTGGCCTACAAGGCCGGGCACGACGTCGTACGGCCCCAGAAGCCGAACACCATCGCCAAGTCGCTCGCCATCGGCAACCCGGCGGACGGGCCGTACGTGCTCGACATCGCGCGGCGCACCGGCGGCGCCGTGGAGGACGTCAACGACGAGCAGGTCGTCGAGGCGATCAAGCTCCTCGCTCAGACGGAGGGCATCTTCGCCGAGACGGCGGGTGGCGTGACGGTGGGTGTGGCGAAGAAGCTGATCGAGAACGGTCTGCTCGACCCGACCCTCACCACGGTCGTCCTCAACACCGGCGACGGCCTCAAGACCCTGGACGCGGTGGCCTCGGACACCGGGCTCACCGCTACCATCCGCCCGAACCTGGACTCCTTCCGAGAGGCTGGCCTCGCGTCATGA
- a CDS encoding MoaD/ThiS family protein: MSVNVRIPTILRTYTGGKAEVTAEGGTLGEVISDLEKNHTGIAARVLDDQGKLRRFVNVYVNDDDVRFEQGLETATPDGAGVSIIPAVAGG, encoded by the coding sequence ATGAGCGTCAATGTCCGCATCCCCACCATCCTGCGCACCTACACCGGCGGCAAGGCCGAGGTGACGGCCGAGGGTGGCACCCTCGGCGAGGTCATCTCCGACCTTGAGAAGAACCACACCGGTATCGCCGCCCGCGTCCTGGACGACCAGGGCAAGCTGCGCCGCTTCGTCAACGTGTACGTGAACGACGACGACGTCCGCTTCGAGCAGGGCCTGGAGACGGCGACGCCGGACGGCGCCGGCGTCTCGATCATTCCGGCCGTCGCCGGAGGCTGA
- a CDS encoding cold-shock protein gives MAQGTVKWFNAEKGYGFIAVDGGADVFVHYSAIQMDGYRTLEEGQRVEFEISQGQKGPQADMVRLATS, from the coding sequence ATGGCTCAGGGCACCGTCAAGTGGTTCAACGCGGAGAAGGGGTACGGCTTCATCGCGGTCGACGGTGGTGCGGATGTATTCGTCCACTACAGCGCGATTCAGATGGACGGCTACCGCACCCTTGAAGAGGGCCAGCGGGTCGAGTTCGAGATCTCGCAGGGCCAGAAGGGGCCGCAGGCGGACATGGTCCGGCTGGCGACCAGCTGA
- the groL gene encoding chaperonin GroEL (60 kDa chaperone family; promotes refolding of misfolded polypeptides especially under stressful conditions; forms two stacked rings of heptamers to form a barrel-shaped 14mer; ends can be capped by GroES; misfolded proteins enter the barrel where they are refolded when GroES binds) translates to MAKIIAFDEEARRGLERGMNQLADAVKVTLGPKGRNVVLEKKWGAPTITNDGVSIAKEIELEDPYEKIGAELVKEVAKKTDDVAGDGTTTATVLAQALVREGLRNVAAGANPMALKRGIEKAVEAVSGALLEQAKDVETKEQIASTASISAADTQIGELIAEAMDKVGKEGVITVEESQTFGLELELTEGMRFDKGYISAYFATDMERMEAVLDDPYILIANSKIANVKDLLPLLEKVMQSGKPLLIIAEDVEGEALSTLVVNKIRGTFKSVAVKAPGFGDRRKAMLGDIAILTGGEVISEEVGLKLENAGVDLLGRARKVVITKDETTIVDGSGSADQVAGRVNQIRAEIENSDSDYDREKLQERLAKLAGGVAVIKAGAATEVELKERKHRIEDAVRNAKAAVEEGIVAGGGVALIQASSVFEKLELTGDEATGANAVRLALEAPLKQIAVNGGLEGGVIVEKVRNLPVGHGLNAATGEYVDMIAEGIIDPAKVTRSALQNAASIAALFLTTEAVIADKPEKAGAGAGAGGGMPGGDMDF, encoded by the coding sequence ATGGCCAAGATCATCGCGTTCGACGAGGAGGCACGGCGCGGTCTCGAGCGCGGGATGAACCAGCTCGCCGACGCCGTCAAGGTCACCCTTGGCCCCAAGGGCCGCAACGTCGTCCTCGAGAAGAAGTGGGGCGCCCCCACGATCACCAACGATGGTGTTTCCATCGCCAAGGAGATCGAGCTCGAGGACCCTTACGAGAAGATCGGCGCTGAGCTGGTCAAGGAAGTCGCCAAGAAGACGGACGACGTCGCCGGTGACGGTACGACCACCGCGACCGTTCTGGCGCAGGCGCTGGTCCGCGAGGGCCTTCGCAACGTAGCCGCGGGTGCCAACCCGATGGCCCTCAAGCGTGGTATCGAGAAGGCCGTCGAGGCCGTCTCCGGTGCCCTGCTCGAGCAGGCCAAGGATGTCGAGACCAAGGAGCAGATCGCTTCCACGGCCTCCATCTCCGCCGCCGACACCCAGATCGGCGAGCTCATCGCCGAGGCGATGGACAAGGTCGGCAAGGAAGGCGTCATCACCGTCGAGGAGTCCCAGACCTTCGGTCTGGAGCTCGAGCTCACCGAGGGTATGCGCTTCGACAAGGGCTACATCTCGGCGTACTTCGCCACCGACATGGAGCGTATGGAGGCCGTCCTCGACGACCCCTACATCCTGATCGCCAACTCGAAGATCGCCAACGTCAAGGACCTGCTCCCGCTCCTGGAGAAGGTCATGCAGTCGGGCAAGCCGCTGCTGATCATCGCCGAGGACGTCGAGGGCGAGGCTCTGTCGACGCTGGTCGTCAACAAGATCCGTGGCACCTTCAAGTCCGTCGCCGTCAAGGCTCCGGGCTTCGGTGACCGCCGCAAGGCCATGCTCGGCGACATCGCCATCCTCACGGGCGGCGAGGTCATCTCCGAGGAGGTCGGCCTCAAGCTGGAGAACGCGGGTGTCGACCTGCTGGGCCGTGCCCGCAAGGTCGTCATCACCAAGGACGAGACCACGATCGTCGACGGCTCCGGCTCTGCCGACCAGGTCGCCGGCCGGGTCAACCAGATCCGCGCCGAGATCGAGAACTCGGACTCGGACTACGACCGCGAGAAGCTCCAGGAGCGCCTGGCGAAGCTCGCGGGCGGCGTGGCCGTCATCAAGGCCGGTGCCGCCACCGAGGTCGAGCTCAAGGAGCGCAAGCACCGCATCGAGGACGCCGTTCGCAACGCGAAGGCGGCCGTCGAGGAGGGCATCGTCGCCGGTGGTGGCGTGGCTCTCATCCAGGCTTCCTCGGTCTTCGAGAAGCTGGAGCTCACGGGTGACGAGGCGACCGGCGCCAACGCCGTGCGGCTCGCCCTGGAGGCCCCGCTCAAGCAGATCGCCGTCAACGGTGGTCTCGAGGGTGGCGTCATCGTCGAGAAGGTGCGCAACCTGCCCGTCGGTCACGGCCTGAACGCCGCGACCGGTGAGTACGTCGACATGATCGCCGAAGGCATCATCGACCCGGCGAAGGTCACGCGCTCTGCCCTGCAGAACGCCGCGTCCATCGCCGCGCTGTTCCTTACCACCGAGGCCGTCATCGCGGACAAGCCGGAGAAGGCCGGTGCCGGCGCGGGCGCCGGTGGCGGCATGCCGGGCGGTGACATGGACTTCTGA
- a CDS encoding NADH:flavin oxidoreductase: protein MHEHHSAGSTDVRSTDARPTPPRSPHVTLAPSRAAQILSRPLSLNGLTVPNRIVMAPMTRQFSPGGIPGENVASYYARRAAAGVGLIVTEGTYIGHESAGQSDSIPRFHGEEQLAGWAKVAEAVHAAGGKIVPQLWHIGMVRSAGEPPFAEAPAVGPSGLRINGTAGEGKEMTQADLDDVIAAFAEAAAAAERIGFDGVELHGAHGYLIDQFFWEGTNRRTDAYGGDLVARTKFATEIVAAVRAAVSPDFPILFRYSQWKQEAYDARLAETPEELGALLTPLAEAGVDAFHASTRRYWLPEFEGSDLNLAGWTKKLTGKPTITVGSVGLDGGDFLRSFAGEGAQAASLDNLLDRLERDEFDLVAVGRALLQDPEWAAKVLDGRLGELGAYEAASLRSLS, encoded by the coding sequence ATGCATGAGCATCACTCCGCCGGATCGACCGATGTCCGATCGACCGATGCCCGACCGACCCCTCCGAGGAGCCCCCACGTGACACTCGCCCCCTCCCGCGCGGCCCAGATCCTGTCCCGCCCCCTGTCCCTCAACGGCCTGACCGTCCCGAACCGGATCGTCATGGCGCCGATGACCCGCCAGTTCTCCCCGGGCGGTATCCCCGGTGAGAACGTCGCGTCGTACTACGCCCGCCGCGCCGCCGCGGGCGTGGGCCTCATCGTCACCGAGGGCACGTACATCGGTCATGAGTCGGCCGGGCAGAGCGACAGCATCCCCCGCTTCCACGGCGAGGAGCAGCTGGCGGGCTGGGCGAAGGTCGCCGAGGCCGTGCACGCGGCGGGCGGGAAGATCGTGCCGCAGCTGTGGCACATCGGCATGGTGCGCAGCGCGGGTGAGCCGCCGTTCGCGGAGGCCCCCGCGGTCGGCCCGTCCGGCCTGCGCATCAACGGCACGGCCGGCGAGGGCAAGGAGATGACCCAGGCCGACCTGGACGACGTCATCGCGGCGTTCGCCGAGGCCGCGGCCGCCGCCGAGCGCATCGGCTTCGACGGGGTCGAACTGCACGGCGCACACGGCTACCTGATCGACCAGTTCTTCTGGGAGGGCACCAACCGCCGCACGGACGCGTACGGGGGTGACCTGGTCGCCCGTACCAAGTTCGCGACCGAGATCGTCGCCGCCGTCCGCGCCGCGGTCTCGCCCGACTTCCCGATCCTCTTCCGCTACTCGCAGTGGAAGCAGGAGGCGTACGACGCCCGCCTCGCGGAGACGCCCGAGGAGCTCGGCGCCCTCCTGACCCCGCTCGCCGAGGCCGGAGTGGACGCCTTCCACGCCTCCACGCGCCGCTACTGGCTCCCGGAGTTCGAAGGCTCCGACCTCAACCTCGCGGGCTGGACGAAGAAGCTCACGGGCAAGCCCACCATCACCGTCGGCTCGGTCGGCCTCGACGGCGGCGACTTCCTCCGCTCCTTCGCCGGCGAGGGCGCCCAGGCGGCGAGCCTCGACAACCTCCTCGACCGCCTGGAGCGCGACGAGTTCGACCTGGTCGCGGTGGGCCGCGCCCTGCTCCAGGACCCGGAGTGGGCCGCGAAGGTCCTCGACGGACGGCTCGGAGAGCTGGGGGCGTACGAGGCGGCGTCGCTGCGGTCGCTCAGCTGA